CACCAGTCACATTGGTCATCGACTTAATCCAGTCCAACTGGTCTAAAAGTTTACCAGCACTAGCACCAGTCCCAATCTTCATTAAATGTTGGGCTTCATCTAAAATTACCGCCTTCACTCCGCGTCTAGTGATTGTTTCTTCTAATGCCTGACGCAGTTCTGGGGAGTCATTGAACTGTGCGGTTTTGGTACGCCCACGCCCTTTTTTCTCCCAAGTCTGCTCAGAATCAATATCCACTAACATCCGCCGTTCGTAGAATGGCTCTCCTAACAGCTTCAGTGCTGTGCGGTAATAGTCAGCCCGATTGAATGCTCCCCCGTCGGGTGGTCTAGTTTCCAACAACAGCAATGGGTATTGCGCCAGATTACCAGTTACAGATGTAGCAGATGTACCATTTAACCGTTTAGTAATTTGACGAATCATCGTCGTCTTGCCCACACCGCTTGGCCCATATACTAGGACATGAGCAAATCCAGCAGGTTCTCGAATGGCACGCATGAGAATTTGATCTACTTGGACTAACTGCGGGTGGGACACTGCATATTCTTTAAAGCGGGTTAGCTTTTCATTGGCTGCAACTGTCAGGTTGCCATGAAGCCAGTTTTCCATCAACGATACTCCTCAAACACAGGTAGTTGAGAAATCTCCACAGTTTCTATCACTGTCGCTAGTTCTGTTGGGGGGCTTGGTTCTGTGGGGATGATTGTTTCTGTAGTCGGCAAAACTTTAGACTTAGTGGCTATAGCTTCAAGTACCTGTTTTGCCTCTAGGTCACGTAATCGTTGCAATAGCAAAGCTTCATGTTCTTGGGCATTGCTCAGAAAGTCTGCCAGCCGTTTAGCGGAGATTGAAGTTCTCGTTTTCGTTAGCTTCCCAAATTGTTTGATTTCTTGAGATGCCAGCAATAGTTCTTTTTCTGAGCGTCCCGAAAAGGTGCTGTAATACTGAGAGATACATTTAACCCAACGTCCTTGGACATAAGCGTAAGCTACCCCCGTATCAAATGGGTCATAACGAACACTGACTTTGGTACGTTCTACTTCCGGGTTGCGAAAAGCATCACTCCAGTAATAGAGGTAGTTGACTTTAATTCCCTTTCCAGGCTGCACTAACGCATGACCCAATTTGGTACTAGGGCGGGTCATCATCAAAAACTCTTCATTGTAAGGAATCTGGCGATGTTCCCTTTCCCCTGTTTCAATGAGTCCCATTGCATAAGCGGCTCGTGGTGTCATGCCCAAGGCAGTGTGTTCGTTTTCGTCATAAACCTGATAAGCCCATTGGGTTAGGTAGGTGTACAAAGAAGCCAGTGTCCAGACAGCAAGTTGTTTGGGGTTGATAGCTTTGGTCAGTTGACGTGGTTGTTTGCTGGCTTGAGTATTTCCTAGTAGGTTGAAGATAAACTCAGTATTAGTCGTACCAAACAATCGTTCAATTACTGAACCAAACCGGGGTTTAGCACCAGGACGAGTCTTTTTAATACAGTGGTAACGCGCTAATAAAGTATCAAAATAGACGCTGTTGAATTCTTTTCCTCCATCTACTACCACTGCTTGCGGTAAGCGACCAAATCTCTGGACAAGTAGGCGTAATCCCATCATGCAGGAGCGGTAACTTGGGGCATCAAACGTCAGATAAACTGCTAAGATGCGGCGGGAGTAAGCATCAATCAACATAGTTAGCCAAGGTCGTCCTAAGTTACGCCCTGTAGCTGAACAGCGTAATTCAATATCAAGCTGGGTATGGTCGATGTGGACAATAGCTAAGGGACGGTCTCCATGTCGGGGGGTACTATAAGTTAGCTCCCATAGCCAAGGCTGTTGTTGATAAGCGGCTTTTGCTCCCTGACGTTTTTCAATTTGGGAGGGTGAGCGGCGTTGCTTGAGGCGTTGATAGAATGTACGTACAGAAAGTGGTTGAATGCTTTGTTGAGAGCAAGCTTGTAAATATGCCCGATATACGCTCAGGGCTGGTGAAAGCCTGGGTGTCTCAAAATATTCTGCAATTAAGGTATCGAGTAATTCCCGTGTGGCTGTTGGGGCTTTGGGTGTGCGGTTGCCTCGTTGTGCTATTTTTGGCAGCAAACCAACATACCCGCAGCCGTAGTTGGCTTGCGCCTCACGGAACTGCTTGACCCAACGCCTCAAGGTGCGAAGGGCAATGTCTTTATATACATCTGGCTGGTGTTCAAGATACGCTTGAACTAAATGAAATCTGCGGTTGGCTTCTTTCAGATGGGCAGGACTAGCAGCATCCATGAACGAACGCACTTGTGCTGAATCTGTCTGTGTAGTGGATGCTGCACTGATGTTGATAGCTCCAGTCTCAAGTAACTGAAGAAAAAAGCCTGTTGGTAATTGCATTGGTTGCCCAATCTCCGGCAAGAGTGTTGTGGTTGTCTCACCGAAATTGACCAATGTCCAAAATCTTCCATCCCACAACAGTTTTGTGTTAGTAACAATGGTTGTGAGATCATTGAGTGCAATATTCCCTTGGCGCTGCGGATTTCCTATGGCTGAATTCTGATGAGCTTGATAAGAAAGCTGGTCAACATATAGTTGCACTCGCCAATGTTCAACTAGAGGTACACCTTCTAAAGGAGCATAGATTTGTTCTTGTGCCAGCATGATATACACATCGTTAGCACGCACTCCTGGTACTTCCCCAAGTAGCAGCCCGATAGTGATTCCTGGTTCTGCTCTGACTTTTTCCAGTATATGCGTTTGGAATTGCGCTGGAACTGGTGCAGTGAAACCAAAATAGTCTTCCAAGAACATCAAGTTTTGGATGAAGATGGGATGCAGTTCACTAGAAGAGCGCACATGGTATTGAAGACCGAGTGGCTCTGCATACGCTTCTCCTGGGGGACATCGCCACTTACCATCCGGAGTTCTTTGATAACGAGTGGGATATTTCTTTTCTAGTCGCTGTAATTCTTGCTCAGTTTTCCATTCTTCCCATGCTGCGCCCTTTTTTCGCAGCACGAAAAAGTCAGGTGTATGGTAATGACCGATATTTCGTCCTGATTTGGCAAGGTATTGAATCTTGAAGGATGGTGGTTGGTCGTAAAACTCTAGAACTTCAACTGAGTGTTCCATCTGGTAAATCGCCCACAGTTCTACGGTGTGGCTTTCAAATTGGATGGTTACGCCCATTTTTCGACTAGGATATGAGCCGCTGACATTAGTTGCACGCCCAGCAACCCGACGTGACGGTGGCGCAGACCGAATCGCAGCAATTACATCAATTGTTGCTGCTCCCAGTTGCAATGCACTACACCAGTCAACAAACTCGGATTGGTTCAATCATTTTCTCCTAGTTTTTCCTTCATATTTTGACAGTGACTCTATTTCCCTCAAAAGTTTTCTTGGTTTGAATCATATCATGGCCGCTTTGAATCATATCTGAGTACAAAAGTTCGTTTTTTCAGGTTAACTAAGGGAGAGTTGACGATTTTTTTCTAGCTATGGCACTTTAAAAACTAGTTGCCTTATTATGATGCAAAATTTGAACTCGCGGTCATGATTTGATACAAAACGTTAGGTCTGTCTCACGCTCAAATCCAGTATTTTCGTTAATTAA
This window of the Aulosira sp. FACHB-615 genome carries:
- a CDS encoding TnsA endonuclease N-terminal domain-containing protein, with protein sequence MNQSEFVDWCSALQLGAATIDVIAAIRSAPPSRRVAGRATNVSGSYPSRKMGVTIQFESHTVELWAIYQMEHSVEVLEFYDQPPSFKIQYLAKSGRNIGHYHTPDFFVLRKKGAAWEEWKTEQELQRLEKKYPTRYQRTPDGKWRCPPGEAYAEPLGLQYHVRSSSELHPIFIQNLMFLEDYFGFTAPVPAQFQTHILEKVRAEPGITIGLLLGEVPGVRANDVYIMLAQEQIYAPLEGVPLVEHWRVQLYVDQLSYQAHQNSAIGNPQRQGNIALNDLTTIVTNTKLLWDGRFWTLVNFGETTTTLLPEIGQPMQLPTGFFLQLLETGAINISAASTTQTDSAQVRSFMDAASPAHLKEANRRFHLVQAYLEHQPDVYKDIALRTLRRWVKQFREAQANYGCGYVGLLPKIAQRGNRTPKAPTATRELLDTLIAEYFETPRLSPALSVYRAYLQACSQQSIQPLSVRTFYQRLKQRRSPSQIEKRQGAKAAYQQQPWLWELTYSTPRHGDRPLAIVHIDHTQLDIELRCSATGRNLGRPWLTMLIDAYSRRILAVYLTFDAPSYRSCMMGLRLLVQRFGRLPQAVVVDGGKEFNSVYFDTLLARYHCIKKTRPGAKPRFGSVIERLFGTTNTEFIFNLLGNTQASKQPRQLTKAINPKQLAVWTLASLYTYLTQWAYQVYDENEHTALGMTPRAAYAMGLIETGEREHRQIPYNEEFLMMTRPSTKLGHALVQPGKGIKVNYLYYWSDAFRNPEVERTKVSVRYDPFDTGVAYAYVQGRWVKCISQYYSTFSGRSEKELLLASQEIKQFGKLTKTRTSISAKRLADFLSNAQEHEALLLQRLRDLEAKQVLEAIATKSKVLPTTETIIPTEPSPPTELATVIETVEISQLPVFEEYR